The genomic stretch ATTTTtccaaataagaaaattaaattaaatttttctaAATGATGGTGCAACAAAAGTgtcttttaaatcaaaataaaatccagtacacaataataatataaattcccTACAGTTTCCACCTCCACTGACTTGTCATCTCCAACATAGATGTATCTTTCAACATCATTTGGCTTCTGGTAGTTTAGGCAACCCTGCATTGAAACACTGATGTTATTAGTTGCACTTGAGTTTAACCACCAAGTGTTTCTAGGTACTGAAGCTAAATTGACCTCAAAATAGACCAAAGCTAGAAATTTACCTTTTTTTGCACGTCAAGCGTGATATTTAGGACATTTCTTTTTCACATGTCTAGACTTTTTGCAAAAGAAACAACTATCATCctgtttttgtttcttttgtgCTGGAACACTTGTAGCTTCATTCTTGGGCTCATaagttttctttccttttccATTGTCTTTAGAGGTGCTAACAAAATTAAGAGATAAATTAaacatattataatatttatacaaATTAAGAGAGTAAAATAACTCCATTTTGGAACgcttatataaaaaaattctcaaattcAAATTGAATCAGATATGGGTGGCTCTGATACCACCTGTTAGACCAGTTCATAACCTTATAGTTTCTATCAATATAGAAATCAAGAATATAAATCTAAACTAATCCCAATAAGTCAAACATGAGATCAACCCATATACCTTATACCCATACACAAATACAATTATGAAAATGAAAGCGGAAGCGTACTTTTATACCCATACACGAATACAATTATGAGAATAAACGCGGAAGCGTGCCTGAGTTTACCATTGGAAATACTTGAAGTTTATCGGGTATGTGATCTTCCAATTGTAGTGTTCCTTATGACTCCTTGAATCTCTTCTGATGGGGATGAAAAGAGATTTTTTTCTGGATGATTCATTTTCACGTTGTCTACAAATGGGGACCATAACCCATATAAATAACCTTAGGGTTATTCCTTAGTTTTCAATATTCTAATTTAGCCCCTCAGCAAATTAGATATTGAATTATGGTATCTACACATTAATCTTATCTTTCATGATATTTATGCTTTTAGCCACAAACTTATTATTAAATAGACCACTACAAGTTTGGCTGATGACCCTAATACATGTAACATTAAAACAATGACCAAAAAATTCTAACACAAGGATATAGAGGAAGTCAAAGTGATATGATGGTTCATGAACACAAAGAAAGAGGTTGGAAATTCAAAACAACAACATCAGTGAAGAAACAACATGCTCCTTAGAAAGGGTCAGCCGAGAGCAATGAAAATCTTATCTTGGAACTGTTGAGGGTTGGGAAACCCTCGAACATTTAGACCCCTCAAGATGGTGATCAAGTCCCATAAGCCAAATATAGTTTTCGTCTCAGAAGATAAGTTTACTCTCTTATcatttcaaaaaaaatgtttcaAACTCACTACGCCAAACAAGACCTTAGACAACGCTTTTTTGCTTTAGACagtgctttaaagcgctgttTATTCCAGCGCTGCTGTAGATAAAGGCAGCGTTTTTTTTAAAGTGAAAGTGCTGCTAAAGGCCCCCTTAAGCCAGCGCTTTTAgtttgaaagcgctgctaaaggcccccttAAGACATCACTTTTAGTTTTAAAGCGCTGCTAAAGCCCCTCATGTTTGACTTATTGTATAGTTTGAAAGCGCTGCCAGCGCTTTCCTAAaaccaaaatttttaaaaaagccTCTTTAGGCAGCGTTTTTAGTGTAAAGCACTGTCTAaactatacaatttttttaaaataaattacttaaatTAGCGCTGTTTGTATTATACATTTTATATGCACCTGTTTTTAACCATAATTTGCACCAGTTTTTAACCACAATTTGCACCATATTATATGCACCAAATTCTCACAAATTGGAGCTTCAATCCAATTAAAAACAATGCCAAAAGATATACCATATATATTTGCACCaatatacttatatatatatatatatatatatatatatatatatatatatatatatatatatatatatatatatatatactattactCTTATACATATACTTTTACAAAAAAACAACACCAAAAGATATGCCACATTTTGTTTGCACCATTATACCATTACAAAATATATTCATCTCTATCTTCTACATCTGCACATATAACATGAAACAACACCAAAATATCGTAATTCATACCATGatacaaacaaaatataatttaccACATGACAAACAACGTAAGATTATAATTTACCACATGACAACACTTGAATatactcaaaattctcatcaattaaAGTAAGATTACAATATACCTTATATAACTTTCGACTCAATCATGAATTTACACCAATCCTCCTTAAGTTCATCCAACTGAGAACTTGAGTAGTAAGCACACTTGaattcatcaaagtactacataataatataacatagtatgtttaagttaaaattatttaattatatgagaaatgtgttaaatattaaaataacttcTAAGTTAGAAATCCATACCTTGGATGGAATCTCTATTCATCCATAGGAagattttctttcataaaccACAACATGTAAAAACCACAATCTACTTCATTACGCTGCCCAGAACACTATACATGGAAAGAAATTATGGATAAGGCCTAAGTTTTATCAAGTGCTTTAAGTTATTTATCAAACCAGGTTCATTTTAGAATGTGAACCATGGAAACTTAAAGAATTGTCATGGCAAACAAGTGCAAAGCTTTATGCAAAGGAGAAAATGTTTCACAATGTGAAAGCAAAGAATCACCAATCTTGTTGAGTGAAACCTAACATtgatacctttttcttttcacctCATATACTGGAATAAAGCATGGGACTCGAAATATGCATTCCAAGGGATATATATTTAACCAACAAGTTCCGTGAGGCAAATTGCATTCATCATACACAATTGGAGCTCTATATGACAGTGATAACAAAGCACTGTGCAGTACATACAAACCACTTGTTTTCATCTAATGTTAACATGATATGTCCTGCTAAAGACAAATTAGAAGCTTCACTTAGAAATATCATGATTTTTCAGGTTTCTTTAGTAGTCATTTTTGTCAATGGTCAATTATCCACTTGTTTCATTTGGCCTTTTCTAAAGGGTGCCTATTTATCTTTTATGATAGCAATAGAAGTTtgattatataatttattattctaaTGTAATTTTTATCCATTCTAATGTATGATGATTGTCTAAATGCTGGAAATCCATGATAAAATTTGGATGGTAAATATGCAATACAAAAATTAGTGACTGAAGTGTTGACATGTTTAGCTAGGTGGCTACCTATCTCATATTTGTTATGCAACACAGTATGCTATGTGCATTTAACCTCTGTAATTTAACACTCGTCTGTCCTTTCTAAAAATGGTGTGTAGTTTATATCTGGATTCCATCCCTGTATTCAAATCTAGTTCCATAGAACCTGATCTAACCTTTATGCCAGCAACATACCTTAAAGGTATCTGCTTATGAGAATGATCTCTATTCTGTTAATTGTTGGATTCACTGTCACTATTTTCAAAAACATATCAGCCTTAGTTTCAGTGTCCAATTGTTTAAGCCTCTAACATATTATGATAGTCTCTAGTATCCTTGTGGCTCATGCTTTCTCCCATTGGCTCTGCTTTGAACAATTCCATAAAATTGTTTCATAACATATAACTTACAACAGTTAATAATGGATTGTTAAACTAACTATAATCACTATAAAGAAATTTGGAAACACATTCAATACAAGTATGGCTTGAAATGGTCATAAAGGATGAGTTTTCTTTATATTAACCATAAAGCAACAAAGATTCAAGGTTTGTTGCAGAAACTATCAACACTAGTTTAACTAATTGAATCACTCTCATTACAATGAATACAATAACATCTCAGCCATTTGTTGAATTAAAAATTCTTCGCACCAGTTACTGTATGACTACTTGAAAAGGATCGACCACATCAGCAGATATTATGGCACAAATTAAACAAGAGTTCAAACTCGACAACACTATAACCATCTAGCTgagtacaaaaaaaaaaaccttgaatTCATAGGGAAAGCATTACAAAAAACACTTCAATTGCAATACTTAAATGCATAAGAAATACAAATAAGAAGAAATTACAATCTAACTTGAAACTATAATCGAACTTGAAGAAACTAATACTCGGTAGCTTTTTGTTTGCCAATTCCTTTTCAACTTTCTCACTGCAACTCAAATCTGAAAATAAAAACACACTTCCCACTCCTAAGATTAATCAACACACTAAGCTTATTTCTAAAATCTTATAAAATAATCAGTTGTTTAAACAAAAGTGGGGAGTACCTGTAGGGAAGTCAATCAACTTCTATAGAATTTTGCATTAGTGAAACAACCCTCCATCAACATCAATAAAACAAACCAGTACAAACTGAATTAGAAATCAATTAATCGAAAATCAATGAACAACAAATTTCTTCATTTTCCAACAGATTTCCAACCTAACAGTTATTAAATTCACAAAAGAAAGATACCTCTTATGCCGAAGAAGAAGATATAATGCCTCTAATGGCGAAGAAGAAGATATAAACCCAGAAAAAATGAATTTCGTTTTGCAGAAGAAGAAAATTGGTTCTTCGAATCCCTGTGTTCTTCGAATTTGCTGAAGGGATTTTCGTATGAGTAGAAATAAGAGATTTCGTGGATCCATAAGCGATTTAGTGAGAGAAGAAAGGAGCGGTTTCATGAGATTCTGAAGGGTTTTTCAAGGATTCAGTGAGAAGAAATCTAGGGTTTTTCGTGAGAGAAGAGGAACGATAGTAGGAGAATAGAAACAGTGATcagaaactatttttttaatttcaattttaatccacCTAAGGTAGCGctcttttagaaagcgctttctaatgATAATCTAAGGCAGCACTTTTGAGAAGCGCTGGCTAATAtgggcctttaccagcgcttttaagattttttttttaaatcatttgaCTTTAGACAGCGCTTCTGAGAAGCGCTGCCTAATGTGGACCTTTACCAACGCTTATctaaagcgctttctaaagcaACCTTTTAGCAAGCGTTGTCTAAGGTGAGCCTTTTAGCAACGCTTTTGTATAAAAGCGTCGTCTAAGGTGAGTTGTCTAAAGGCTTTTTTGGCGTAGTGATTTAACCCTCTGTTATCTAATTCTCATATTGTATAGGCTTCCACCTCTGTTGGGGGTAAAAGGGGTGGTATTATTTTACTTTAGTCACATTATGTAAACATCACTATTCTCAATTCTAATAATAACATGATtattgctattattattattatgttaataTTCGTAATTTCTGTAGATTAACTTGTATTTATGGTTTCCTTGAGTATTCTAGGAAACATGTTACTTGTTATATGATTGTTAACCTTGGTGTTTCAGATGcttttgatgattggatcataTGTGGTGATTTTAACATTTTtgctaaaaataatgaaaaacaaGGAGGTTTATCTATAAATTTTGGTACTGCATATATGTTTTTCAACACTATAAACCAATGTAACCTCACAGATATTGGATATAAGTGCCCTAATAACAGGTGGGAGAAGTGTATATCCAAGCTAGGTTGGTCAAATTTCTGGTCTCCCACCATTGGCTGAAGCAGTATCATGAGCATTGTAATAATCATTTCCTAAGATTTAGTTCTAACCATAATTATACCCTCCTTGTTTACAATGTGAACTAGATCTGGCACCCTAAGGCTACCTATGGGAAACAACTTCTCAAATTTGAGAAACATTTGTCAAAAGATGCTAGCAGTAAAGATATTGTGGAAAACATTTGACATAGTACAACTGGTTCTCAAAGTCAGAAGCTTCTTAGCACTCTGGAGGCTCTTCATAAAAGGGGTAAAGACAAGTACGATAATCTTTCTACTAATGTTAAACAGACTCAGATCACTCTAGATTTGGCTAGAAGGAACTTTGGAGATCATTCCAATTACAAGTTCTTAACTATTTTAAAGAGTGTTAAGTATAATATTTTGGAGGAAAGAAATGAATAAAAAGGAAAGATAAAGATTAAAAACTAAATCATACAAATGCATAAAATAATTGTTTGATTAATTGTGTGCCCTAAAAATGATTACAATTCTAGTATATACAAACAAATACTAAACTTACTAACCAAAACAACGTGGCTTATATAAATCAACATTGATTTGTTATTAATGTGGACGATACACGTGTTGTCCCGCTACTACGGCTATGCAACGCCCTAAATTTTAGAGGGTGTCATTTAAATTTTGTCttagttttttaaatttgttgGGTCATGACTGACCTCAGTAGAattaagaaaattttaaattttaaatttttttatttagattaacgtttttttatttttagattagtacaaaagaaaataaaataacattaataCTAAAACAATttcctttcaatttttttattaaaattcacATTTCCTTACAACTAAAAAGAGAAACACTAACTAATTTCCTTtcaaacaaattttattaaaataattatttctaaAATGTATATGTATAGTAAAATAATTtccttttaaacaaatttttattaaaacgaTTATTTCTAAGAAATATTGCGTACAAAACTTAACTTGATtgattattttattcattttaagaATTGCATAAATGATAATTATTGGAGTTTATTACTTGCAAACATCTTATAAATAATAATTCAGAAGAGAATTTCCACTAAACATAGACAATGATAAATGGAGTCTTGACCGTGAATGATGCAAGATGCTAAATCCATTAAAATTTAAACCATATAATCAATTAGTTGAGtcatttacaaaaaaataaataaaaataagacaaTTTATATGCAAAGTTTATGAGAAAGAGAGAATTACACATGGGTGAGGGATATGCTAGAAGAAAACATGGTAATCCTCTAAttttaaattaagaaaaaatttaaattagaaaaatttctaatttTAAACTATAATTACAGTctctaaacaaacaaaaaaattgaccttagtagaattaagaaaaaaattaaattttaaaattttctatttaaattaatatattatttatttttagattagTACAAAAGCAAATACCATATACACTAAAACAATTtccttccaattttttttattaaaatgcatATTTCCTTACAACTAAAAAGATATACACTTCTTAGATATGAGGAGAATCGAAAACTATTCTTGGATTATATGTGATgttcaatttaaaattcaaaatgtatttttgaattttcaatAAACTTGTTAGATATGGAGAGTGGGAAAATAACTTTAAAATATTAAGAAGCTTTATATATAACATTTTGAGGGAGAGTCGCATTTATTCATTACATTAGATTAACATTGATTTGAATTAGATGCGGATCTATAATCGACATTCGATGTTGTTTACTTATAATTTTATCAGTGCATAATTTGACAAAAATAATACCAAATAAATCATGCCATGAATCATTCTTCACAAAACTCAGAATCTGAAAACATTAATATTATAAAGATATTATTTCCAAAATTATTTCGTGGACTAATCATCCCTTAAACTTGAACAAACTCAACaaagtttttttaattacatcCATCACAAAAAGAATCAATATACCCCCCAGTATACAAACAAAATAAAGATCAAGATTCATCTGTCAGTTTTTTCTTGTAGTTTCATCCAACGGTTGAAAAGCAACCCCCTCGATAAAATCTTCCGACGGTAAATTCAGATCTGGAATATCTATTGGGCCTCTGTTACGGCCCAATCCAACAGAAGAAGAAGGCCCATCAGAAGGCCCGTGATGTTGGTTTTCCTGCTTCTTCTGTTCTTCATTTTCAGCCgttgattttgttgaattgttgacTAAACCAATGGCCTGATCATTCTTCCCAATTTCCAAATTGGGGCTTTTCAGTTTACTGTTGAGGTCACTGGTAGTTCTAGCACCACATAGTAGCTGTAAAAAAATGGCAATTTTTATAAATcagaacaaaataataaaaaatttaaattaaaaaattatgatgaaaaaaaaaaaacagatcagTTATATTATTTATACCTGTTGCTTCCTCAGTTTCAACTTCAAATTAAAACTCTTCAGCTGATCATAGTGATTCTTCACAATCTCAATCTCCTGTATAAATTTCtcagattaattaattaaaatatgaatCCATGAAAAatcgagaaaaaaaataaaaacgaaaaataaaaatgaactcACCTGACGGATGGAAGCTTGGGTGTTAGTCAAATCTTGAATAGTTTTAAGCGATGCTTCTTTTTCctttaaacagaaaataaataaataaataaattcaaaacctaaaaaatctgaaaCCAAACCCAGAAAGAACGAAAAAAATTgtgaaagaaaatgaatgaatcaagaaaggaaaaaaatgagAATACCTTTTTGAGAGAAATTTTCTTCTTGGAACGTTTGAGCTTATCATCAGATTCAGTTGCTGGATACGAAAGAGGCGTTGTAGGACTGGTAGCTTTAGCTCGACGGAGAATGGCGACGATGTCAACGGCGGCGGTGGGATTAGCTCGACGGTAGCGCTTGTTCGGAAGAGACGAAGGTTTGGATCTCTTTCTTTTGCATCTCCAACTGAATGGGACGCTACTGAACAAAGAGATACGGTATAAATCACGAAGGGTTTCTGCGACTTGTTTTTCGGTTTCGGACCAATTGGATGAGGGAATTTTGATTGTTGTCATGAGTGTGAAAGAGTGATGTTGTAATAATTAGTGTAAAGTGTGAGAGTGAGAGTGAAGAGGATCAGAGTGAAGTTATTTATATGCGTGGCCTCTCGCTTTAAATCAACCCAAGAAACTCGTAAATACATATTCCTTGCCTCTTCATACGTGTCACTCTCATTcttttagggtttttttattttttatttatatttaatatttatatttacatAAATATAACATGGTAttacttgaagcaaaagaatttaatatttaatattatatttatttttacattaaagAGGATAAACACGGTTACTATTGAGACAATGAGTTAACTTATTACGATTGAGGCGGTGACAGTAGTCTTGAGTATGTTTAGATTGTACTTtggt from Vicia villosa cultivar HV-30 ecotype Madison, WI linkage group LG4, Vvil1.0, whole genome shotgun sequence encodes the following:
- the LOC131594213 gene encoding uncharacterized protein LOC131594213 encodes the protein MTTIKIPSSNWSETEKQVAETLRDLYRISLFSSVPFSWRCKRKRSKPSSLPNKRYRRANPTAAVDIVAILRRAKATSPTTPLSYPATESDDKLKRSKKKISLKKEKEASLKTIQDLTNTQASIRQEIEIVKNHYDQLKSFNLKLKLRKQQLLCGARTTSDLNSKLKSPNLEIGKNDQAIGLVNNSTKSTAENEEQKKQENQHHGPSDGPSSSVGLGRNRGPIDIPDLNLPSEDFIEGVAFQPLDETTRKN